From the genome of bacterium, one region includes:
- a CDS encoding calcium-transporting P-type ATPase, PMR1-type, with protein sequence MKYWQLEENETAKLLKTDLVNGLAPKEAKERIEKYGHNQMEEAKARNPLVLFLGQFNDFIVWVLISASIVSGFLKEWIDAVVIVAIVILNAVLGFIQEYRAEKSLQALKKLSSPNSKVIRSGKHQTVPSREIVPGDLIELEAGDNVPADSRITWSTSNFSSLEASLTGESTPVIKTSIALDEKEIPLADRANMVYMGTSISTGKARAVVVETGMKTELGRIAGMIQGIEEEATPLQKKLEEFGKWIVYLCFALVGIIFVIGFFHGEKVIDLFLSAVSLAVAAIPEGLPAIVTISLALGVQRMVKRNALIRKLPSVETLGCATVICSDKTGTLTKNEMTVQVVYSGGKSFKVTGIGYNPAGDILYDDKKINPPDFPALNKTLLTGVLCNGAQLVKNNGDYRIAGDPTEGAILTLCGKGGIWKEKAEQEYKFIDEIPFDSERKKMTVIRQYNNHYSIYVKGAPDVLLKECVYIEDGGNIRKLSEDDREKIDEENNNLAAGAMRVLAIAYKDLVSLPPKIEAGAVEKDLVFLGLIAMIDPARPEVKKAMEECKTAGIKTVMITGDHKNTAVAIAKELGFFNENSIALTGEELDKMGEEEFSKKVRDISVYARVSPEHKLRIVRAWKKLDEIVAMTGDGVNDAPAVKEADIGVAMGITGTDVTKEVSSMVVTDDNFASIVAAVEEGRGIYDNIKKFILYLLSCNAGEILVMFIASIAGLPVPLLPIHILWVNLVTDGLPAFALGVDPVNPNIMKRPPLAVNESIINKERGISMLMQGLFIALCSLSAFVYLLYVKNESLLHARTGAFVVLACSQLFHSFNCRSTTRSIFEMGIFTNKKLVFAVLMSFLLQMMVVYVPFFQKIFKTDPLQMYHWIFVIIISSFPLWAMEIVKFIKRKK encoded by the coding sequence ATGAAATATTGGCAGTTAGAAGAAAATGAAACAGCAAAATTGTTAAAGACAGATTTGGTAAACGGACTTGCGCCTAAGGAGGCAAAAGAGCGGATTGAGAAGTACGGGCATAACCAGATGGAAGAAGCGAAGGCCAGAAACCCGCTTGTTTTGTTCCTCGGGCAGTTTAATGATTTTATAGTATGGGTTTTGATTTCCGCGAGCATAGTTTCGGGTTTTTTAAAGGAATGGATTGACGCGGTTGTGATAGTCGCGATAGTGATTTTAAACGCGGTCCTCGGTTTTATCCAGGAATACCGCGCGGAAAAATCACTCCAGGCCCTCAAAAAACTATCAAGCCCGAATTCAAAAGTTATAAGAAGCGGGAAACACCAGACTGTTCCGTCGAGAGAAATAGTCCCCGGTGATTTAATAGAATTGGAAGCGGGAGACAATGTTCCCGCGGACAGCAGGATTACATGGTCAACATCAAATTTCTCCAGTCTGGAGGCTTCCCTGACCGGTGAATCCACCCCCGTAATCAAAACAAGTATCGCCCTGGATGAAAAAGAAATACCCCTGGCTGACCGCGCCAATATGGTTTACATGGGGACGTCGATATCGACAGGAAAGGCGCGCGCGGTTGTCGTTGAAACAGGAATGAAAACGGAATTAGGCAGGATTGCGGGCATGATCCAGGGCATTGAAGAAGAGGCAACGCCCCTGCAGAAGAAACTCGAGGAATTCGGGAAATGGATTGTTTATTTATGTTTCGCGCTTGTAGGAATTATTTTTGTAATAGGTTTTTTTCATGGGGAAAAAGTCATAGATTTGTTTTTGTCCGCTGTAAGCCTTGCAGTAGCGGCAATACCCGAAGGGCTCCCGGCGATTGTAACAATTTCACTCGCGCTCGGCGTCCAGAGAATGGTCAAACGGAACGCTTTAATAAGAAAACTGCCTTCGGTTGAGACCCTGGGCTGCGCGACAGTCATTTGTTCGGATAAAACAGGGACCTTGACAAAAAATGAAATGACGGTCCAGGTGGTATATTCGGGGGGTAAATCGTTTAAAGTGACGGGTATCGGGTATAACCCGGCTGGAGATATTCTTTATGATGATAAAAAAATAAACCCTCCGGATTTTCCCGCTTTAAATAAAACATTATTGACCGGGGTGTTGTGTAACGGCGCCCAGCTTGTGAAAAATAACGGTGATTACAGGATAGCGGGGGACCCCACTGAGGGCGCGATTTTGACCTTATGCGGCAAGGGAGGTATATGGAAGGAAAAAGCAGAACAGGAATATAAATTTATTGATGAAATTCCGTTTGATTCTGAGCGGAAAAAGATGACGGTTATACGGCAGTATAACAACCATTATTCCATTTATGTGAAAGGCGCGCCCGATGTATTGTTAAAAGAGTGTGTTTACATAGAAGACGGCGGAAATATAAGGAAATTGTCTGAAGATGACCGTGAAAAGATAGATGAGGAAAATAATAATCTCGCGGCAGGTGCGATGAGGGTATTGGCTATTGCCTATAAGGACCTTGTAAGCCTGCCCCCGAAGATTGAAGCTGGTGCGGTTGAAAAAGACCTTGTGTTTCTCGGCCTTATCGCGATGATCGACCCCGCGCGCCCGGAGGTTAAAAAGGCCATGGAAGAATGCAAGACCGCGGGGATTAAAACAGTGATGATTACAGGGGACCATAAAAATACGGCGGTGGCGATAGCGAAAGAACTGGGGTTTTTTAATGAAAATTCGATCGCACTAACGGGGGAAGAACTTGATAAAATGGGCGAGGAGGAATTCAGCAAAAAAGTGAGGGATATTTCCGTTTACGCGAGGGTGTCCCCCGAACATAAATTGAGGATTGTCCGCGCGTGGAAAAAACTCGATGAAATCGTCGCGATGACCGGCGACGGAGTGAATGACGCTCCCGCGGTCAAGGAGGCGGACATAGGGGTCGCTATGGGAATCACGGGGACCGATGTCACGAAAGAGGTGTCCAGTATGGTCGTGACGGATGATAATTTTGCCTCAATCGTCGCGGCGGTTGAAGAGGGAAGGGGCATTTACGATAACATCAAGAAATTCATTTTATACCTCCTGTCATGTAACGCGGGGGAGATACTTGTTATGTTTATCGCGTCAATTGCCGGGCTGCCTGTCCCCCTACTTCCTATTCATATCCTCTGGGTCAATCTTGTTACTGACGGCCTGCCGGCGTTCGCCCTGGGGGTTGATCCTGTTAACCCTAATATCATGAAACGCCCGCCCCTTGCCGTAAACGAATCGATAATCAACAAAGAAAGAGGGATTTCGATGTTAATGCAGGGTTTATTTATCGCGTTATGCAGTTTGTCGGCGTTTGTTTACCTGTTGTATGTTAAGAACGAAAGTTTGCTTCACGCAAGGACCGGGGCGTTTGTGGTCCTTGCCTGCAGCCAGTTGTTCCACTCTTTTAATTGCCGGAGCACGACAAGGTCCATATTTGAAATGGGGATATTCACGAATAAAAAACTGGTTTTCGCGGTATTAATGTCTTTCTTACTGCAGATGATGGTGGTTTATGTCCCGTTCTTCCAGAAAATATTTAAGACGGACCCCCTGCAAATGTATCATTGGATATTTGTGATTATTATTTCTTCTTTCCCTCTCTGGGCGATGGAGATAGTAAAATTCATCAAAAGGAAGAAGTAG
- a CDS encoding tetratricopeptide repeat protein, giving the protein MVKNLFASCFIFIISVVFLFSGCATIKKDTPDYYFQKAKENLKNKNYSGAISYLEKAEKKDLKKNLTPEIFLLSGETYFKKSIEYRDSIIMFDDETKSIYLSYLKNARHYFEKLIEKFPKSELADDAQFNIGVIFDWDELGGVNDFEQALVEYQKVIDNHPGSSAYPKAKARIELINSFYGGIRSTPHDIKKP; this is encoded by the coding sequence ATGGTTAAAAACCTGTTTGCGTCTTGTTTTATTTTTATTATATCCGTTGTATTTCTTTTTTCAGGCTGCGCAACGATTAAAAAAGATACACCAGATTACTACTTCCAAAAAGCCAAAGAAAATCTTAAAAACAAAAACTATTCCGGGGCCATTTCTTACCTCGAAAAAGCCGAAAAAAAAGATTTAAAAAAAAATTTAACACCTGAAATTTTCCTTCTGAGCGGCGAAACATATTTCAAAAAATCTATAGAATACAGGGATTCTATTATCATGTTTGATGATGAAACCAAATCCATATATTTATCCTATCTTAAAAATGCCAGGCATTATTTTGAAAAGCTTATTGAAAAATTTCCGAAAAGCGAACTGGCGGATGACGCCCAGTTTAACATCGGTGTAATCTTTGACTGGGATGAACTTGGCGGGGTGAATGATTTCGAACAGGCTTTAGTTGAATACCAAAAAGTCATTGACAACCACCCGGGAAGTTCCGCGTATCCGAAAGCAAAAGCCAGGATAGAATTAATAAATTCTTTTTATGGCGGGATAAGAAGTACGCCCCACGATATTAAAAAACCCTGA
- a CDS encoding Mut7-C RNAse domain-containing protein, producing the protein MEPKFIADNMLGRLATWLRILGYDTLYFRNIEDDNLIKLALNENRIILTRDTRLIKRKLVKNFILMQNDLWREQIKELAGKGKIQLDFTSRIFSRCLICNETLLSIEKEKVKGKVPDYVYETQSDFSSCPKCQRMFWQGTHIAEIRKFLQAVSPLLINLQKTPGQ; encoded by the coding sequence ATGGAACCCAAATTCATCGCAGACAATATGCTTGGACGCCTCGCGACCTGGCTTCGGATACTCGGTTATGACACGCTTTATTTCAGGAATATCGAAGACGATAATCTAATTAAACTTGCCTTAAATGAAAACCGAATAATCTTAACCCGCGACACGCGTTTAATCAAAAGAAAACTCGTCAAAAACTTCATTCTTATGCAAAATGACCTGTGGAGGGAACAAATAAAAGAATTGGCGGGTAAAGGTAAAATACAGTTAGATTTTACTTCACGCATTTTCAGCCGGTGTCTAATCTGCAATGAAACGCTTCTTTCTATTGAAAAAGAAAAGGTAAAAGGAAAAGTGCCGGACTATGTCTATGAAACACAGTCCGATTTTTCATCCTGCCCCAAATGCCAGAGAATGTTCTGGCAGGGAACGCATATAGCAGAGATTAGAAAATTCCTGCAAGCAGTTTCACCACTTCTAATCAACCTTCAAAAAACACCTGGACAATAA
- the cysK gene encoding cysteine synthase A: protein MPKKIAGNILELIGDTPMVQLNKIVEDGMASIYGKLECFNPASSVKDRICLSMVEDAEKIGFLKKGSVIIEPTSGNTGIGLAMVSAVKGYRLILTMPETMSIERRRILTAFGAEIVLTPGPEGMSGAVKRAKELAKEIKDSFLPNQFENPANPEIHRKTTAKEIIEATGGKIDAFVAGVGTGGTLTGVGEVLRKNGINAKLVAVEPENSPVLSGGKPGPHKIQGIGAGFVPAVLNQKIIDEIIKVNDTDAFKTSRRLCAEEGLFVGISAGAAVFAALKVAKDLGKGKIVVVILPDTGERYLSMEQLFNT from the coding sequence ATGCCAAAAAAAATAGCCGGTAATATTCTGGAATTAATCGGCGATACACCGATGGTCCAGTTAAACAAAATCGTTGAAGACGGGATGGCATCTATTTATGGCAAGTTGGAATGTTTCAACCCGGCAAGTTCGGTAAAAGACAGAATTTGCCTTTCTATGGTTGAAGACGCGGAAAAAATAGGGTTTTTAAAAAAAGGGTCGGTGATCATCGAGCCTACAAGCGGTAACACGGGAATCGGGCTTGCCATGGTGTCAGCGGTAAAAGGTTACCGGCTGATATTGACTATGCCGGAAACAATGAGTATTGAACGAAGGAGGATTTTGACCGCTTTTGGCGCGGAGATTGTTTTGACGCCCGGGCCGGAGGGGATGTCCGGGGCCGTGAAAAGGGCCAAGGAACTCGCGAAAGAAATAAAAGACAGTTTTCTTCCAAACCAGTTTGAAAATCCCGCAAATCCCGAAATACACAGGAAAACAACAGCAAAAGAAATTATTGAAGCGACAGGCGGTAAAATTGACGCGTTTGTCGCGGGTGTAGGAACAGGCGGGACATTGACAGGGGTAGGAGAGGTCCTTCGGAAGAACGGAATCAACGCGAAGTTAGTGGCCGTGGAGCCTGAAAATTCACCTGTTCTTTCAGGAGGAAAACCCGGGCCCCATAAAATCCAGGGGATAGGCGCGGGTTTTGTCCCCGCAGTTTTAAACCAGAAAATAATTGATGAAATAATTAAAGTCAATGATACTGACGCGTTTAAAACCTCAAGGCGTCTTTGCGCGGAAGAGGGCCTTTTTGTTGGAATTTCCGCCGGTGCCGCCGTTTTTGCCGCGTTGAAAGTCGCAAAAGATTTAGGAAAAGGCAAGATCGTTGTTGTGATTTTGCCCGATACCGGCGAGCGGTATTTAAGCATGGAACAGTTGTTTAATACATAA
- a CDS encoding homocysteine biosynthesis protein: MSTKTYEEINEKIRQKKAVVVTAEEVISMVEEKGLKKTAQEVDVVTTGTFGPMCSSGAFLNIGHSKPKIKIQKAWLNDINAYAGLAAVDLYIGATEIPDSDPGTFEYGGGHVIEDLLAGKDVKLKAIAYGTDCYPRKELKTLVNLKDINQAVLTNPRNSYQNYNCAINLGEKTIYTYMGTLKGNAGNANYCSAGQLSPLLKDPFYKTIGIGTRIFLAGAQGYVYWEGTQHSPTAKRGENGVPRSPAGTIAVVGNLKEMSTRYLKGATFVKYGTTIIVGIGIPIPILSEEILKYAAIPDKDIYTQIVDYSRDYPQGVAQSHGEVNYAQLKSGKITFKGREVPTVPLSSYAMAREIAGVLQSWIREGRFFLSAPARTLDLNDKFKPLIERPFE; encoded by the coding sequence ATGTCAACAAAAACCTATGAAGAGATTAATGAGAAAATCAGGCAGAAAAAGGCGGTGGTAGTGACCGCGGAAGAAGTTATTTCAATGGTGGAAGAAAAGGGTTTAAAGAAAACAGCGCAGGAAGTTGATGTTGTTACCACAGGGACTTTCGGCCCAATGTGTTCAAGCGGGGCCTTTTTGAATATTGGCCATTCAAAACCTAAAATAAAAATTCAAAAAGCATGGCTGAATGATATAAACGCTTACGCGGGATTGGCGGCTGTAGACCTTTACATCGGCGCCACGGAAATTCCTGACAGCGACCCCGGGACATTTGAATACGGCGGCGGCCATGTCATCGAAGATTTGTTAGCGGGCAAAGACGTAAAATTAAAAGCTATCGCGTATGGAACAGACTGCTATCCGAGAAAGGAATTGAAGACACTGGTTAACCTTAAAGACATAAACCAGGCAGTGCTTACCAATCCGAGGAATTCATACCAGAATTATAACTGCGCGATTAATTTAGGAGAAAAAACCATATATACATACATGGGGACTTTAAAGGGAAACGCCGGTAACGCGAATTACTGCAGCGCGGGGCAGTTGAGCCCGCTTCTAAAAGACCCTTTTTATAAAACAATCGGTATCGGTACAAGGATTTTCCTTGCAGGCGCTCAAGGCTATGTTTACTGGGAAGGAACACAACACAGTCCTACAGCTAAAAGGGGAGAAAACGGAGTGCCGCGGAGCCCGGCTGGAACCATAGCGGTGGTCGGGAATCTTAAGGAAATGAGTACCCGCTATCTAAAAGGTGCGACTTTCGTAAAATACGGCACTACTATTATTGTGGGCATAGGAATCCCGATACCTATACTCAGCGAGGAAATCTTAAAATACGCGGCAATTCCGGATAAGGATATTTATACCCAGATAGTCGATTACAGCCGCGATTATCCGCAGGGTGTAGCCCAGTCTCACGGGGAAGTCAATTACGCCCAGTTAAAAAGCGGAAAAATTACATTTAAAGGCAGGGAAGTTCCCACCGTGCCGCTTTCAAGTTACGCGATGGCAAGAGAAATAGCAGGTGTTTTGCAAAGCTGGATAAGAGAAGGCAGGTTCTTTTTGAGTGCGCCAGCGAGGACACTTGATTTAAACGATAAATTCAAACCGCTGATTGAACGGCCGTTTGAATAA
- a CDS encoding TonB-dependent receptor, with product MKRIISVIFVYLFVIFFNIVSAQDEDYETWTIRVKESDVQCRITSMEEIVTANRTATPRKLVASSYTVITSGEIEDKKETNVVEVLKNIPGITIAQTGSFGGNASLFIRGANTEHTLIMIDGIEMNDPISMGRSYNMSNLTLENIEKIEIIRGPQSPIYGSDAIGGVINIITKKGTGKKNVLNAAAGSFKTFRESFGIEDAIGKFRYSFGISRIDTEGISSAGEQYGNTEKDGYRNTSGSLKFGFTSGDGINTDLVLKYIDAVQDLDNGGGQGKDDVNYTGKTKEFYAGLKSSIPALVKDGEQNINISFSRHNRTYKNEKDPANPDDFLDDFYSSQIRKIDWQHNMLFASKNNFLIGLEYEEERGKSTSYSESSWGPFTSDFSLKTSGNKAVYLQNQDVFNDKYFVNFGTRFDSRDKFGSKLTYRIAPGVVLDSKGSKLKASYATGFKSPSLYQLYSSYGDENLNPEKTKGWDAGIEQNFLDERIFFDLVYFSNDFSDLIDYDLAASKYKNISEAETKGLELNCMLKLVNNLTVNINGMHLDAKNLVKDENLLRRPKYKYGIGAAYNFNKNGILNVNYSYTGKRDDRDTSVFPAQKVVLDSFELLNVSVSYLIIGNFEMFAKADNIFDRKYEEAKGYGTPGSSFYGGIKINY from the coding sequence ATGAAAAGAATTATTTCTGTTATTTTTGTTTATTTGTTTGTTATATTTTTTAATATTGTATCGGCCCAGGATGAAGATTATGAAACTTGGACAATCAGGGTCAAAGAAAGCGATGTCCAGTGCAGAATTACAAGTATGGAAGAAATTGTTACAGCCAACAGGACAGCCACTCCGAGGAAGCTTGTCGCAAGTTCATATACAGTAATTACATCCGGTGAAATTGAGGATAAAAAAGAAACAAATGTTGTCGAGGTGTTAAAAAATATTCCCGGTATAACTATTGCCCAGACTGGCAGTTTCGGCGGGAACGCCTCTTTATTTATCCGCGGGGCAAATACCGAGCATACCTTGATAATGATTGACGGCATTGAAATGAATGACCCGATATCCATGGGACGTTCATATAATATGAGCAACCTGACACTGGAGAATATTGAAAAAATCGAGATTATACGCGGACCCCAGAGTCCGATTTACGGTTCAGATGCCATAGGGGGCGTTATTAATATAATCACAAAAAAGGGGACGGGAAAAAAAAACGTTTTAAATGCGGCGGCCGGTTCATTTAAAACATTCCGCGAATCTTTTGGAATAGAAGATGCAATCGGGAAATTCAGATATTCATTCGGAATTTCCCGTATCGATACCGAGGGTATTTCATCCGCGGGAGAACAATATGGAAACACGGAAAAAGACGGATATAGAAATACGTCAGGGAGTTTAAAATTCGGGTTTACATCAGGAGACGGCATTAATACGGATTTGGTTCTGAAATATATTGATGCTGTCCAGGATCTTGATAACGGCGGTGGACAGGGTAAGGATGATGTAAATTATACGGGTAAAACCAAAGAGTTTTACGCGGGTTTAAAAAGCTCAATACCCGCGCTCGTGAAAGACGGGGAACAAAATATTAACATTTCATTTTCCCGGCATAACAGGACGTACAAAAACGAAAAGGACCCTGCAAACCCGGATGATTTTTTAGACGATTTTTATTCTTCGCAAATCCGGAAAATTGACTGGCAGCATAATATGTTATTCGCTTCAAAAAATAATTTTTTAATCGGGCTGGAATATGAGGAAGAAAGAGGAAAATCAACCTCCTATTCGGAAAGCTCATGGGGCCCGTTTACCTCTGATTTTTCCCTGAAGACGTCCGGAAACAAGGCGGTTTACCTTCAAAATCAAGATGTTTTTAATGATAAATATTTTGTTAATTTTGGAACGAGATTTGACAGCCGTGATAAATTTGGTTCGAAGCTTACCTATAGAATTGCACCCGGGGTTGTTCTGGATTCTAAAGGGAGCAAGTTAAAAGCCAGTTATGCCACCGGTTTCAAATCACCTTCGCTTTACCAACTTTATTCCTCTTACGGAGATGAAAACCTCAATCCTGAAAAGACAAAGGGGTGGGACGCGGGAATTGAACAGAATTTTCTGGATGAAAGGATATTTTTTGATTTAGTTTATTTTTCAAATGATTTTTCTGATTTGATTGATTATGATTTAGCGGCATCTAAATATAAAAATATTTCAGAGGCGGAAACAAAAGGGCTGGAATTGAATTGCATGCTTAAATTAGTAAATAATTTAACAGTCAATATCAATGGCATGCACTTAGATGCTAAAAATTTGGTAAAAGATGAAAATCTGTTAAGAAGGCCGAAATACAAATATGGAATAGGCGCGGCCTATAATTTTAACAAAAACGGCATATTAAATGTTAATTATTCATATACAGGGAAAAGAGATGACAGGGATACCTCTGTATTTCCGGCGCAAAAGGTAGTCCTTGATAGTTTCGAATTGCTTAATGTTTCTGTGTCATATTTAATAATCGGGAATTTTGAAATGTTTGCAAAGGCCGATAATATTTTTGACAGGAAATATGAAGAAGCTAAAGGGTACGGGACACCCGGTTCATCTTTTTACGGCGGTATTAAGATAAATTATTAA
- a CDS encoding ABC transporter ATP-binding protein yields MLEIRNLTCGYENKIILQDVDFEMDESEFFGVIGPNGSGKTTFFRAITKIVNPVRGSILLDGFDINKMSCMELAKNISVVSQNANMDLMMTVEEFVFLGRIPHRKKFQFFETRHDEKIACDVMEITDTLKFRNRTLGSLSGGERHLACIARSLCQEPRLLLLDEPTNQLDIAHQVRIMDLIKRMNRERGITVIIVLHDLNLASEYCGRLMLFNNGKIHKIGMPEEVLTYQTIEEVYKTMVLVEKNPVSKKPYVFLVSENNNVNNKKGESGFEGGEDM; encoded by the coding sequence ATGCTCGAAATCAGGAATTTAACCTGCGGGTATGAAAATAAAATAATTCTACAGGATGTCGATTTTGAAATGGACGAAAGTGAATTTTTTGGAGTTATAGGACCGAATGGTTCCGGAAAGACCACATTTTTTCGCGCGATAACGAAAATTGTAAATCCCGTGCGGGGAAGTATTTTATTAGATGGATTTGATATAAATAAAATGTCTTGCATGGAATTGGCAAAAAATATTTCCGTGGTTTCTCAAAATGCGAATATGGATTTAATGATGACAGTTGAAGAATTCGTGTTTCTGGGAAGGATCCCGCATAGAAAAAAATTTCAGTTTTTTGAAACACGGCATGACGAAAAAATTGCCTGCGATGTTATGGAAATAACAGACACCTTAAAATTCAGAAACAGGACTTTAGGAAGTTTAAGCGGAGGAGAAAGACATCTGGCTTGTATCGCAAGGTCACTTTGCCAGGAGCCCAGATTGCTTCTTCTGGATGAACCTACAAATCAGCTTGATATAGCGCATCAGGTAAGGATTATGGATTTGATTAAAAGAATGAACAGGGAACGAGGCATTACGGTAATTATTGTTTTACATGACCTGAACCTGGCGTCTGAATACTGCGGCAGGCTGATGCTTTTTAATAACGGAAAGATACACAAAATTGGGATGCCGGAGGAAGTTTTAACCTACCAGACTATCGAAGAGGTTTATAAAACTATGGTTCTTGTTGAAAAAAATCCGGTATCAAAAAAACCGTATGTATTTTTGGTTTCAGAAAATAATAATGTTAATAATAAGAAAGGGGAGTCCGGATTTGAAGGAGGTGAAGATATGTAA
- a CDS encoding iron ABC transporter permease translates to MNKKLINWSFYIFLLSVFAVSAGIFSLFTGSAEIPFGKIFSLLFTRENTTEYSIIFDIRLPRIILGFAAGSALSLSGVILQGMFRNPLVEPYTLGISGGAALGVCLNIIFKINKMAGFWTLPFSGFIGAGLIIFCLYLLSSKKGIVKIHDLLLYGIMVSFISSSLLMFLMAVSRSEDLQKIIFWMMGSLDETNWDLIYLMALVSFLGLVISYFYSADLNAFVLGEEDARHLGIDTEKVKKYLFLLTSILVGACVSIAGTIGFVGLVIPHLVRLIAGRDFRIVLVSSYLAGGAFLILCDTLARTVISPLELPVGVITGIIGGGLFIYVFAGMQRTE, encoded by the coding sequence ATGAATAAAAAATTAATAAATTGGTCTTTTTACATTTTTTTATTAAGTGTTTTTGCCGTATCGGCAGGGATATTTTCTCTTTTTACAGGTTCGGCAGAAATACCTTTTGGCAAAATATTTTCTTTGCTTTTCACAAGAGAGAATACAACTGAATACAGCATTATTTTTGATATCCGCCTCCCGCGCATTATACTGGGTTTTGCCGCGGGTTCAGCGTTAAGCCTTAGCGGTGTAATACTCCAGGGAATGTTCAGAAACCCTCTGGTTGAACCGTATACGCTGGGAATTTCAGGCGGTGCGGCGCTCGGCGTGTGTTTAAATATTATCTTTAAAATAAACAAAATGGCGGGGTTTTGGACACTGCCTTTCTCAGGCTTTATTGGCGCGGGATTAATAATTTTTTGTCTTTATCTGTTAAGTTCGAAAAAAGGTATTGTAAAAATTCATGATTTACTGCTTTACGGCATAATGGTAAGTTTTATATCATCGTCTCTCCTGATGTTTTTAATGGCGGTTTCGCGCAGTGAAGATTTGCAGAAGATTATTTTTTGGATGATGGGTTCCCTTGATGAGACAAACTGGGATTTAATTTATTTAATGGCTTTGGTTTCTTTCCTGGGGCTTGTAATATCATACTTTTATTCCGCTGATTTAAATGCTTTTGTTTTGGGAGAAGAGGATGCCCGCCATTTGGGAATAGATACGGAAAAGGTTAAAAAATATTTATTTTTGCTTACATCAATCCTTGTCGGCGCATGCGTATCAATTGCGGGGACAATAGGTTTTGTGGGGCTTGTAATCCCGCACCTGGTACGGTTAATTGCCGGCAGGGACTTCAGGATAGTTCTTGTATCATCATATCTTGCCGGGGGAGCGTTTCTTATTTTGTGCGATACTTTGGCAAGAACCGTAATTTCGCCGTTGGAACTGCCGGTAGGAGTTATAACAGGTATTATAGGCGGAGGCCTTTTTATATATGTTTTTGCCGGGATGCAAAGAACTGAATAA
- a CDS encoding helical backbone metal receptor translates to MDFKKIRKVLVLILFVFFVFQQGNFSGNPLRIISLAPVLTDELYLLNVPDKLIGCTVYCKAEDRIERVGTVMEVNLEKIMSLKPDYVLASNLTDVNAVKKLAEVGVNVVVFPLAKNYEELCGNFLKLGKIAEREKEAKEIISDSKKKVDLLKTKVRGTRKTSVFVQLGSKPLFALTGDMFGNDFIEFANGINITKGLKSGLYSREELLKNDPCVILISDMGITGEEEKKEWEKYSMLQAVKNKKIFIIDSYALCSPTPVTFPETLKFIAELLHPEIKTLNPKLKKTTPPIPSFLKRGQGELKSK, encoded by the coding sequence ATGGATTTTAAAAAAATAAGAAAAGTTTTAGTCTTGATTTTATTTGTATTTTTTGTTTTTCAGCAGGGAAATTTTTCAGGGAACCCATTAAGAATAATATCTTTGGCGCCGGTATTGACTGATGAACTTTATCTTTTGAATGTTCCGGATAAACTTATCGGGTGCACGGTTTACTGCAAAGCAGAGGACAGGATTGAACGTGTAGGGACTGTAATGGAGGTTAATCTTGAAAAAATTATGAGCCTTAAACCCGATTATGTACTGGCGTCAAATTTAACGGATGTGAACGCCGTCAAAAAACTTGCCGAAGTGGGTGTGAATGTTGTTGTTTTCCCTCTGGCAAAAAATTATGAAGAACTGTGCGGGAATTTTTTAAAACTTGGGAAAATAGCGGAGAGAGAAAAAGAAGCCAAAGAGATTATCAGCGATTCAAAAAAAAAGGTGGATTTACTAAAAACAAAAGTCAGAGGTACCAGGAAAACAAGTGTTTTTGTCCAGTTAGGTTCAAAACCCTTATTCGCGTTAACCGGCGATATGTTTGGCAATGATTTTATTGAATTTGCGAATGGAATAAATATAACAAAAGGCTTAAAAAGCGGGCTTTATTCAAGAGAAGAGCTTCTGAAGAATGATCCTTGCGTGATTTTGATTTCAGACATGGGGATTACAGGCGAAGAGGAAAAAAAAGAATGGGAAAAATACAGCATGCTTCAGGCAGTAAAAAATAAGAAAATTTTTATTATTGATTCATATGCGCTTTGCAGCCCGACACCTGTAACATTTCCTGAAACTCTAAAATTTATAGCGGAATTATTGCATCCGGAGATTAAAACTCTAAATCCGAAACTGAAAAAAACAACTCCCCCAATCCCCTCTTTTTTAAAAAGGGGGCAGGGGGAGTTAAAGTCTAAGTAA